The sequence below is a genomic window from Aminivibrio sp..
CTTTGCCTGCGATCTTCGGCGCTCCGGCCAGGGACATGGCGGAGGGTACGCCGAGGGCGAAGATGAGGAGTCCCATGATGACCGCCGCCTTGGGCCTGCCCCACCCCTTGTCGATGACGTACGACGCCACGACTTCGAGAAGTGAGATGGCCGACGTCAGTGCGGCGATGAAGAGAAGCAGGAAGAACAGGGCGGACCAGATCGACCCGCCGGCCATCTTCGCGAAGACCGAGGGAAGGGTGACGAACGTCAGTCCGGGGCCGGCTCCCGCGTCCACTCCGAAGGCGAAGACAGCCGGGAAGATGGCGAGTCCCGCAAGGATGGCCACCAAGGTATCGATGACGCAGACCTGGATCGCCGCTCCGGGAAGAGCGGTCTGTTTGTCCACGTAGCTGCCGTAGGTGATCATGCACCCCATTCCCAGGGAGAGGG
It includes:
- a CDS encoding sodium-dependent transporter, giving the protein LSLGMGCMITYGSYVDKQTALPGAAIQVCVIDTLVAILAGLAIFPAVFAFGVDAGAGPGLTFVTLPSVFAKMAGGSIWSALFFLLLFIAALTSAISLLEVVASYVIDKGWGRPKAAVIMGLLIFALGVPSAMSLAGAPKIAGKDFLDAMDFISNNVLLPLGGAFIALFVGWIWTADARKEVTNEGTVSFGLMELWIWVCRIVAPLGILYIFITGLKW